Proteins co-encoded in one Oreochromis aureus strain Israel breed Guangdong linkage group 3, ZZ_aureus, whole genome shotgun sequence genomic window:
- the LOC120439200 gene encoding uncharacterized protein LOC120439200 isoform X1, producing MKMKPGDVLTESSELNSTNKMRINIFAAIIFTASFFPWAINMTEYPRFPCYNKSSEYKYNKFVKNHILHDSFDRNSLDAWKRYLKKEGLWCRTPVQSFISDSEWNVDRICSSDGHRLADSVAYAGNLCISNSEMLIYDVTIRKTNKGRKINVTRAQRPVIVACDNVGNKCLPVHFQKYEHQTPSDIPCNPARIFSIVVE from the exons atgaagatgaaaccaggagatgtccttactgaatcatcagagctgaacag tacaaataaaatgcgcaTAAACATTTTCGCTGCCATCATCTTCACTGCATCCTTTTTCCCCTGGGCCATCAACATGACTGAATACCCAAGATTCCCCTGTTACAACAAAAGCTCAGAATACAAATACAACAAATTTGTCAAAAATCACATCCTCCATGACAGCTTTGACAGAAATTCTCTAGATGCTTGGAAAAG GTATTTGAAAAAGGAAGGCCTCTGGTGCCGAACTCCAGTGCAGTCCTTCATCAGTGACAGTGAGTGGAATGTCGACAGGATCTGCAGCAGTGATGGTCATCGCTTGGCTGATTCTGTTGCCTACGCAGGCAACTTGTGTATCAGCAACTCAGAAATGCTGATTTATGATGTCACAATTAGGAAAACCAACAAGGGCCGTAAAATTAATGTTACTCGAGCCCAGAGGCCTGTTATTGTTGCATGCGATAACGTTGGAAACAAGTGCCTCCCAGTTCATTTTCAGAAATATGAACACCAAACCCCAAGCGACATACCCTGCAATCCTGCAAGAATTTTCAGTATTGTGGTAGAATAG
- the LOC120439200 gene encoding uncharacterized protein LOC120439200 isoform X2: MRINIFAAIIFTASFFPWAINMTEYPRFPCYNKSSEYKYNKFVKNHILHDSFDRNSLDAWKRYLKKEGLWCRTPVQSFISDSEWNVDRICSSDGHRLADSVAYAGNLCISNSEMLIYDVTIRKTNKGRKINVTRAQRPVIVACDNVGNKCLPVHFQKYEHQTPSDIPCNPARIFSIVVE; encoded by the exons atgcgcaTAAACATTTTCGCTGCCATCATCTTCACTGCATCCTTTTTCCCCTGGGCCATCAACATGACTGAATACCCAAGATTCCCCTGTTACAACAAAAGCTCAGAATACAAATACAACAAATTTGTCAAAAATCACATCCTCCATGACAGCTTTGACAGAAATTCTCTAGATGCTTGGAAAAG GTATTTGAAAAAGGAAGGCCTCTGGTGCCGAACTCCAGTGCAGTCCTTCATCAGTGACAGTGAGTGGAATGTCGACAGGATCTGCAGCAGTGATGGTCATCGCTTGGCTGATTCTGTTGCCTACGCAGGCAACTTGTGTATCAGCAACTCAGAAATGCTGATTTATGATGTCACAATTAGGAAAACCAACAAGGGCCGTAAAATTAATGTTACTCGAGCCCAGAGGCCTGTTATTGTTGCATGCGATAACGTTGGAAACAAGTGCCTCCCAGTTCATTTTCAGAAATATGAACACCAAACCCCAAGCGACATACCCTGCAATCCTGCAAGAATTTTCAGTATTGTGGTAGAATAG
- the LOC120433604 gene encoding collagen alpha-2(VIII) chain-like, whose translation MNPYHPDMCNLLKDFGAMTEKVKSMETRLKETEIRLKETVTRLKDSENQILELQSKASGVFTAPVAGVYYFTIFYHGGRSYSHYLRIFKNNEMTVITADHKTEGDGADNGGNAVFLQLQQGDQVYVSMAANC comes from the exons ATGAATCCATACCATCCTGACATGTGTAACCTCCTGAAAGATTTTGGGGCCATGACAGAAAAAGTGAAATCTATGGAAACAAGACTGAAGGAAACTGAAATCCGCCTAAAGGAGACAGTAACCAGGCTGAAAGACAGCGAAAACCAAATTTTGGAGCTGCAAAGCAAag CTTCAGGTGTCTTTACAGCACCTGTTGCAGGTGTTTATTACTTTACCATCTTCTATCACGGTGGAAGAAGCTATTCACATTATCTGCGTATTTTCAAGAATAATGAGATGACGGTCATAACAGCTGATCATAAGACAGAAGGAGATGGAGCTGATAACGGAGGAAACGCTGTGttcctgcagctgcagcaagGAGACCAAGTGTATGTGAGCATGGCTGCAaactgttaa